The Rhizobium leguminosarum DNA segment CATGGACAAGGTCGGCACGCTGCGTTGGGATCCGGCAACGGCCCAGGCCCGCATGGACAACCTGCTTTCGGCCAACTACACCGACGCTAAGGTCGACGCCGTTCTGTCGCCTTACGACGGTCTGTCGATCGGTATCATCTCCTCGCTGAAGGGCGTTGGTTATGGAACGGCTGCTCAGCCGCTGCCGATCGTCACCGGTCAGGACGCTGAAATCCCGTCGGTCAAGTCGATCATTGCTGGCGAACAGCATTCGACGATCTTCAAGGACACCCGCGAACTCGCCAAGGTCACTGTTGCCATGGTCGATGCCGTCATGTCCGGCAAGGAGCCTGAGGTCAACGACACGAAGACCTACGACAACGGCGTCAAGGTCGTTCCGTCCTATCTGCTGAAGCCGGTTGCCGTCGACAAGACCAACTACAAGCAGATCCTCGTCGACAGCGGTTACTACTCTGAAGACAAGCTGAAGTAATAAGTTAAGCAGGAGGCCGGAGCCCGCGCTTGCGGGTTCCGGTCTTCGATTTTATGATCGCCAAGCCGCTTGGCGGCTCAAGGCGTTGGAACTTTGACTATGGACAACATCATCCTCGAAATGCGGAGCATCACCAAGACGTTCCCGGGCGTCAAGGCGCTGGAGAACGTGAACCTCAAGGTTCGCAAGGGTGAAATTCACGCGTTGGTAGGCGAAAACGGGGCCGGCAAATCGACCCTGATGAAAGTGCTATCAGGCGTCTATCCGACAGGAAGTTATGAAGGCGACATCGTCTATGAAGGCGAGACGCGCAACTTCAAGGTCCTGAAGAACTCCGAAGAAATCGGCATCGTCATCATCCACCAGGAACTGGCGCTCGTGCCGTTGCTGTCGATCGGCGAGAACATCTTTCTCGGCAACGAGAATGCCAAGAGCGGCGTCATCAGCTGGGACGAGACGTTCAACCGCACGAAACAGCTGCTCAAGAAAGTAGGCCTGTCGGAATCTCCGAACACGCTGGTCACCGACATCGGCGTGGGCAAGCAGCAGCTCGTCGAGATCGCCAAGGCGCTGTCGAAGAGCGTCAAGCTGCTCATCCTCGACGAACCCACCGCCTCGCTCAACGAAAGCGATTCCGACGCGCTGCTCACGCTGCTGATGGAATTCCGCAATCAGGGCATCACCTCGATCATCATTTCCCACAAGCTGAACGAAATCCGCAAGGTTGCCGACCAGATCACCGTCCTGCGCGACGGCATGACGGTCAAGACGCTCGACTGTCACGCGGACGAAATCAGCGAAGACATCATCATCCGCAACATGGTCGGCCGCGATCTCGAGGACCGCTATCCCCCGCGTTCGGTTCCGATCGGCGAAACCATTCTCGAAGTGAAGAACTGGAACTGCTATCACCAGCAGCACCGCGACCGTCAGGTCCTGCACAATATCAACGTCACCGTCCGCAAGGGCGAAGTCGTCGGTATCGCCGGTCTGATGGGGGCAGGGCGCACCGAATTCGCCATGAGCCTGTTCGGCAAGGCCTATGGGCACAAGGTGTCGGGCGACGTGCTGATGCACGGCAAGCCGGTCGATGTCAGCACCGTGCGCCGGGCGATCGATGCAGGTCTCGCCTATGTCACCGAAGACCGCAAGCAGCTCGGCCTCGTGCTCAACGACACGATCCTGCACAATACGACGCTCGTCAATTTGAAGGCGGTGTCGAATGCGTCGGTCATCGACAGCGTCAAGGAATCCAGGGTCGCGTCCGACTATCGTTCGAAGCTGCGCATCCGCTCTTCCAGCATCTTCCAGGAAACGGTCAATCTGTCCGGCGGCAACCAGCAGAAGGTGGTGCTGTCGAAGTGGCTGTTCTCCAATCCCGATGTCTTGATCCTCGACGAGCCGACACGCGGCATCGATGTGGGTGCAAAATACGAAATCTATACTATCATCAATCAGCTCGCGGCTGACGGCAAAGCTGTTCTGATGATCTCGTCGGAAATGCCGGAACTTCTTGGCACCTGCGACCGCATCTACGTCATGAATGAAGGGCGTATCGTTGCGGAACTGCCGAAGGGAGAAGCGAGCCAGGAAACCATCATGCGCGCCATCATGCGCTCAGGAGAGAAGAAACAATGACGCCGATCAACCAACCCATCGCTGAGCAAGGGCGTATCGTCTCGATCGGAGACTACGTTCGCGGCAACATCCGGGAATACGGCATGTTCATCGCGCTGATCGCGATCATGGTGTTCTTCCAGATTTCGACCGGCGGCGTTCTCTTCAGGCCGCTCAACCTGACCAACATCATTCTGCAGAACTCGTTCATCGTCATCATGGCGCTGGGCATGCTGCTGATCATCGTCGCCGGCCATATCGATCTTTCGGTCGGCTCGGTCGTCGGTTTCATCGGCGCCATTGCCGGCGTGATGACGGTGCAATGGCACGTCAACTATGTCGTGGCGGCTGTCGTCTGTCTGGCCATGGGCGCGCTTGTCGGCGGCATCCAGGGCTATTTCGTCGCCTATCACAAGATCCCCGCCTTCATCGTCACGCTGGCCGGCATGCTGGTCTTCCGCGGCCTGACGCTGTTCGTGATGACGGCTTCGGGAACCGGCACCAGCATCGGTCCTTTCCCGCCGGAGTTCCAGTTGATCAGCATCGGCTTCCTGCCGAACCTTTTCGATATGGGTGGCATCAACTCGACCTCGATCATTCTTACCGTTATCGGCGCCGTCGCCCTCTTCTATCTCGCATGGCGCAAGCGGCTGTCGAACGAGAAGCATGGCAATGACGTCGAGCCTTTGGGCTTCTTCCTCGCCCAGAACGTCCTCGTCAGTTTCGCCATTCTGGCGCTCGGCTACCAGCTGTCGATCTATCGCGGCTTTCCGAACGTGCTGGTCATCATGCTTGCCCTAGTTGCTGCCTACGCCTTCATTACTCGTCGGACGACGATCGGCCGCCGCATCTATGCCATGGGCGGCAATGAGAAGGCGACCAAGCTTTCTGGTATCAACACCGAGCGGCTGACCTTCCTGACCTTTGCCAACATGGGCCTGCTTGCCGGCCTCGCCGGACTGATCGTTGCGCTGCGCCTCAACTCGGCGACGGCCAAGGGCGGCTTCGGCCTTGAACTGGACGTCATCGCTGCCTGCTTCATCGGCGGTGCATCGGCCCAGGGCGGCGTCGGCAAGGTGACCGGTGCGGTCATCGGCGCGCTGATCATGGGCATCATGAACAACGGCATGTCGATCCACGGCCTCGGCACCGACTCGCAGCAGATGGTCAAGGGCGCGGTGCTTCTCGCCGCCGTGTTCTTCGACGTCTACAACAAGAACAAGGGCTGAGCGCCAAAGCGCAGCCCAGGCATTCGCAGTCATAAGAAAGATGGATTCCGGCTCCTGATGGAGCCGGACAGGCGGAGCTTTTTCTTAGTCTTCGCCGGAACGAGAAGGATCGAAGTCGTGCTTATTTCCCAGATCAAGGGTGCCAACGGAGAGATCGTCGTCGCCGTGCGCGAGCAGGGCGGCGCGGCCAAGTCTGTCAACAATGCCGGCAGCGTCTATGCGCTGGCGATGGAAGCCGCCGACGGCGGCAAGTCGCTCGCTTCAGTCATCGAGGCCCATGGTTACGGCGATGCCGTCGATCTTGAAAAAGCCTATGCAGACGGCCGTTTCCTGCCGCCGATCACCCATCCGGATGCCGCCCACCTGCATCTGACCGGCACCGGCCTGACACATCTCGGATCGGCGGCCACCCGCGATTCCATGCACAAGAAGACCACCGAGGCGGCCGAGGAAACGCTGACCGACTCGATGAAGATGTTTAAGATGGGCCTCGAGAATGGTAAGCCGAAATCCGGCGAAAAGGGCGTTCAGCCGGAATGGTTCTACAAGGGCAACGGCTATGGCGCTGCTGCTCCCGGCGCGCCGCTGATCTCGCCGTCCTTCGCGCTCGACGGCGGTGAAGAGCCTGAAATGGCTGGCATTTACGTCATCGCCACCGACGGTTCGCCGTTCCGCATCGGCTTTGCCCTGTCGAACGAGTTTTCGGACCACGTCACCGAACGGATCAACTATCTCTATCTGGCCCACTCCAAATTGCGCCCTGCCGCCTATGGTCCGGAAATCCGCATCGGCGCCGCACCCGACGATATTCGCGGCACCTCGCGCATCAAGCGCGGCGACAAGGTGATCTTCGAAAAGCCCTTCCTGTCGGGTGAAGCCAACATGTCGCACACATTCGCCAATCTCGAATATCACCACTTCAAATACGGCCTCTTCCGTGCACCTGGTGATGTCCATGTCCATATGTTCGGCACGGCGACGCTGTCGTTTGCCGACGGCATCAAGGCGGAAGAGGGCGATGTCTTCGAAATCGAAGTCGCCGAATTCGGCCTGCCGCTGCGCAATCCGCTGAAGGTGGCCGCCGAAGAAGAGATCGCCGTCAAGCAACTCTGATTTCTCATAGACGGTAAAGGAGGCTTGTTAAGCCCATGACCATTTATCAAAACCTGATCGCCGGCGAATGGGTCGGCTCGAACGCGACGAAGAATATCAATCCGTCGGATACGAACGAAGTCGTCGGCCTCTATGCCGACGGCAGCGCCGAAGACACCAAGAACGCCATCGCCGCCGCCAAGGCCGCTTTCCCGGCCTGGTCGCGCTCCGGCATCTGGGAACGCCACGTCATCCTGAAGAAGGCCGGCGACGAGATCATGGCGCGCAAGGACGAGTTGGGCGCGCTGCTTGCCCGCGAAGAAGGCAAGACGCTGCCGGAAGCCACCGGCGAAGTCATCCGCGCTTCGCAGATCTTCGAATTCTTCGCGGGCGAAGCCCTGCGGCTGGCCGGCGAGGTCATCCCGTCGGTGCGCCCGAACATCGGCGTCGAGATCACCCGCGAGGGCCTCGGGGTCATCGGCATCATTACGCCGTGGAACTTCCCGATCGCCATTCCCGCCTGGAAGATCGCGCCGGCACTCTGCTACGGCAACACCGTCGTCTTCAAGCCGGCCGAACTGGTGCCCGCCTGTTCCTGGGCGATCGTCGACATCCTCAATCGCGCCGGCCTGCCGAAGGGCGTCTTGAACCTGGTCATGGGTAAGGGCTCGGTCGTCGGCCAGGCCATGCTCGAAAGCCCTGACGTCCACGGCATCACCTTCACCGGTTCCACCGGCACCGGCCGCCGCGTCGCCGCCGCCTCCATCGAGCATAACCGCAAGTTCCAGCTGGAAATGGGCGGCAAGAACCCGATGGTCGTGCTCGACGACGCCGATCTTTCCGTCGCCGTCGAGGCCGCCGCCAATTCCGGCTTCTTCTCCACAGGCCAACGCTGCACGGCATCCTCACGTCTGATCGTCACCGAAGGCATCCACGACAAGTTCGTCGCGGCACTGACCGACAAGCTGAAGACGCTGGTCGTCGACAATGCTTTGAAAGCAGGCACTCATATCGGCCCTGTCGTCGATGAGCGACAGCTGAAGACCGATACCGATTATATCGAGATCGGCAAAAAGGAAGGCGCCAAACTCGCCTTCGGCGGTGAAGTCGTCTCCCGCGACACGCCCGGCTTCTACCTGCAGCCGACGCTGTTTACCGAAGCAACCAACCAGATGCGCATCTCGCGCGAGGAGATCTTCGGACCGGTGGTGTCGGTGATCCGGGTCAAGGATT contains these protein-coding regions:
- the mmsA gene encoding multiple monosaccharide ABC transporter ATP-binding protein, yielding MDNIILEMRSITKTFPGVKALENVNLKVRKGEIHALVGENGAGKSTLMKVLSGVYPTGSYEGDIVYEGETRNFKVLKNSEEIGIVIIHQELALVPLLSIGENIFLGNENAKSGVISWDETFNRTKQLLKKVGLSESPNTLVTDIGVGKQQLVEIAKALSKSVKLLILDEPTASLNESDSDALLTLLMEFRNQGITSIIISHKLNEIRKVADQITVLRDGMTVKTLDCHADEISEDIIIRNMVGRDLEDRYPPRSVPIGETILEVKNWNCYHQQHRDRQVLHNINVTVRKGEVVGIAGLMGAGRTEFAMSLFGKAYGHKVSGDVLMHGKPVDVSTVRRAIDAGLAYVTEDRKQLGLVLNDTILHNTTLVNLKAVSNASVIDSVKESRVASDYRSKLRIRSSSIFQETVNLSGGNQQKVVLSKWLFSNPDVLILDEPTRGIDVGAKYEIYTIINQLAADGKAVLMISSEMPELLGTCDRIYVMNEGRIVAELPKGEASQETIMRAIMRSGEKKQ
- the araD1 gene encoding AraD1 family protein; the encoded protein is MLISQIKGANGEIVVAVREQGGAAKSVNNAGSVYALAMEAADGGKSLASVIEAHGYGDAVDLEKAYADGRFLPPITHPDAAHLHLTGTGLTHLGSAATRDSMHKKTTEAAEETLTDSMKMFKMGLENGKPKSGEKGVQPEWFYKGNGYGAAAPGAPLISPSFALDGGEEPEMAGIYVIATDGSPFRIGFALSNEFSDHVTERINYLYLAHSKLRPAAYGPEIRIGAAPDDIRGTSRIKRGDKVIFEKPFLSGEANMSHTFANLEYHHFKYGLFRAPGDVHVHMFGTATLSFADGIKAEEGDVFEIEVAEFGLPLRNPLKVAAEEEIAVKQL
- a CDS encoding aldehyde dehydrogenase family protein, translated to MTIYQNLIAGEWVGSNATKNINPSDTNEVVGLYADGSAEDTKNAIAAAKAAFPAWSRSGIWERHVILKKAGDEIMARKDELGALLAREEGKTLPEATGEVIRASQIFEFFAGEALRLAGEVIPSVRPNIGVEITREGLGVIGIITPWNFPIAIPAWKIAPALCYGNTVVFKPAELVPACSWAIVDILNRAGLPKGVLNLVMGKGSVVGQAMLESPDVHGITFTGSTGTGRRVAAASIEHNRKFQLEMGGKNPMVVLDDADLSVAVEAAANSGFFSTGQRCTASSRLIVTEGIHDKFVAALTDKLKTLVVDNALKAGTHIGPVVDERQLKTDTDYIEIGKKEGAKLAFGGEVVSRDTPGFYLQPTLFTEATNQMRISREEIFGPVVSVIRVKDYDEALATSNDTPFGLSAGIATTSLKHATHFKRNAEAGMVMVNLPTAGVDFHVPFGGRKGSSYGPREQGKYASEFYTTVKTAYTLA
- the mmsB gene encoding multiple monosaccharide ABC transporter permease is translated as MTPINQPIAEQGRIVSIGDYVRGNIREYGMFIALIAIMVFFQISTGGVLFRPLNLTNIILQNSFIVIMALGMLLIIVAGHIDLSVGSVVGFIGAIAGVMTVQWHVNYVVAAVVCLAMGALVGGIQGYFVAYHKIPAFIVTLAGMLVFRGLTLFVMTASGTGTSIGPFPPEFQLISIGFLPNLFDMGGINSTSIILTVIGAVALFYLAWRKRLSNEKHGNDVEPLGFFLAQNVLVSFAILALGYQLSIYRGFPNVLVIMLALVAAYAFITRRTTIGRRIYAMGGNEKATKLSGINTERLTFLTFANMGLLAGLAGLIVALRLNSATAKGGFGLELDVIAACFIGGASAQGGVGKVTGAVIGALIMGIMNNGMSIHGLGTDSQQMVKGAVLLAAVFFDVYNKNKG